The following is a genomic window from Staphylococcus saccharolyticus.
TTGAAGAAATGTTGCTACACCACACATAAAAATATCGACTGTAACTAAATAAGCTATTTCTTCAGGCGAGAATTTCAAACTCGTTCCAACAATAATTGGAACAAGAATCGCTCCAGCATACATAGCTAACAGATGTTGTACGCTTAATATAAAATTTTTCATTACGCTTCACCAAGAAGTGTTACTTTATTGCCTTTTAATGAGGCTACTTTACACAATGAAGATACGTTTAATCCTGAATCTTCTAAACGTTGACGCCCGTTTTGGAAACTTTTCTCAACTACAATGCCGACACCAATAGTTGTCGCGTTTGCCTGATTGACTATGTCATTAAGACCTAATGATGCATCACCATTGGCTAAAAAGTCATCAATGATTAGCACTTTATCATCTACTCCTAAAAACTCTTCAGAAACAATGACTGTGCTTGTTTTATTTTTAGTAAATGAATGAATTTCCGTACTATAAAAACCATCCTTTAAAGTACTAGGTTTTGCTTTTTTAGCAAATAAACAAGGGACATCAAAATGGAAAGAAGCCATAATCGCCGGCGCAATACCAGAAGCCTCAATAGTTAAAATTTTAGTAATTCCTGAATCTTTAAACTCTTCATAAAATGTTTTACCTACTTCATTCATTAGTGTAGCGTCAATTTGATGATTTAAAAAACCATCTACTTTTAAAATTTTCTCATCAATGACTACGCCATCCTCTTTGACTTTACGTCCTAACGACTCCACTCAAAAAACCTCCTCAAATGAATTCATAATTGATTTCAAGAAAAAAATCCTCAAACTAACTATCAATAGTTTCAGGATCTATGAGTGAACGTGCAATACTTTGCATTGAAGCAAATTAAGATGAAAATACGCATGCTTAGTCCTAAAAACGCCTTATTTAATTTAATAAAAATGAACTATAATTGTATTAAAGTTATATAAGTCTAGGAATACCTATCATGAAGCAAAGTAGGTATATCAAACACGTTTCTCTTTGTGTTGCTTTAGCGATTTAAACTGCTCTTAATGTATTGTATTGTTACTCATAGTCATGTCGTTTATGGCGACACGGTAGAAACTTCCAAAGCCATATTCTTTAGATTATATGAGTCATATAAATTATTTAATGATGATAGCAAATTTTTTATGTATTTTCAATATGATTAAAAATATGTTCAAAGTTCAGAAAACAACTTTTTAATGTAAGCGTTTTAATTTTCTGAATGGATTACCATTGAAAAAAATTTAGCTCAAAATTATATAATTATGTATGTAAAAGTTTTATAAAAACAGACTAGGGTATAACGTTGGTAAAACAAGTTAAATTTAAAGGGGCGATAATCTGTGGCAGAAATTACTGTAGTTAATGACAAAGATGAATTATATAAAGTTATTAACCAAAAGAAATCAGAAGGATACTTAGAAACTGAATTAGCCGTAATTAGTAGAAGTAAATTACATTTAGATGACTTACACAATTCTCAAATTTCATTAATGGCTACAAGCGGTTCTTTCAGCGACCGTATGTCTCGATTACTAACTGGTGAAGACGGTGAAGAAGCTGTACTTTCTCGTTATAATTTATCTGACAAAGAATTAGAAGAACATAAACAAGATATTTTAAATGATAAAATGTTAGTTGTAGCAAATAGTGATCATTCTTCTCACGATGAAGTTGAAGATAATAACGCTGCTTATGAAGACGTTGATATTACCCACTATGCTGCTGAATCTAAAGGACCTAAATCATAATTGATTTGCTAAGAATGATTGAGACAATGCACCGTAATGTTTGCGCAATCATGCACAACATTGTGGTGTTTTTTATTATAATTAGAACAGCGATGAAAAATCAAGATTTAAAAACTTGTAACCTTGGGAGGATTAATATGAAATTTAAATCAATTGAATCAGCTAAAGACCCATTGTTCAGAGAAGCCCTTAAACTATATGATGCGAAATTAGACATTGGCTTAAATGAGGATAGTACAATTTTTAAACGCTCTATTGAAAACAATAAAACAAAGAATGATTATGCCTTTGTAGTAGGTATTGAAAATAATCATGTCATAAGTTTAGCCACTGCACATTATGAAGCTACAACCAACGTTGCCTTCCTTATCTATTTAATTGCTCAGGACGGTTCAAAGCATGACGAATTGATATCTTTAACTCTAGAAGAGGTTGAAAAACAATTAAACCGTCTATCTCATGAGGTACATCATCGAGATATTAATTTTATTATGTTGGAAGTCCCAAGGGAACCATCTCCTGCACATATTGATGCTAAACAGGAGAATATTTTGGAACATCGACGCCAATTTTTATTTGAGAATGGATTTAAAAAGCAAGAGGAAATTGACTACATTCATCCAAACTATAATATCATGGAAACATCTCAAAGAGTCGATTTGTTTATAAAAGCAAATATTGATTTAACTAAAGATATTTATGGCACAAGTGTTAAATCCAATTATATATTGAAATACGTATTCGCTAACGGTATTTCAAGAGATATTATTTACCCTCTTTTAGAAGAAATGAATTTAAAAAAGCCTTTATAAGTATACTTGAAATCGTATTAAAGAAAAGGTAAACTATCATATTAGGTAAGACTGACGTTTAACTGGCCGAAGACAAACGTCACTATACATAAACTATATTATGAAGGGACTTTTTCAATGTTAACAAAAGAATTTGCACAACGTGTTGAACTAAGCGAAAAACAAGTCCGCAAAATTGTTCAACATTTAGAGGAACGAGGGTACCGTCTTAGTAAGACTGAATATCGAGGACGTGAAGCTACAGACTTTAAAGAGGAAGATATCGAATTATTTAGAGATATCGCTAATAAAGTAAAGCAAACAAATAGCTACGATTTAGCATTCGATGAATTAGAAAAAGAAAAAGATTTTTTACAAGTCATTGTTAAAGATGATGATAGTCAACTACCTACTAATCAAAAAGTTGCTCAACTCGTAAAAGACTTACGTACTGAAATTCAAAAAATGAGTGAAGAACGTCAAATGCTTGGCCAAATGATTAATCAAGTTCATCAGCAACAACAAGAACTTAAGGAATTACAGACAGATATTACAACAAAGATTGACGCAAACACTGAATCCTTAAAATTAATTCAAACATCTCAAGAAGCCATCCAAACATCTCAAAAAGAGCAAGCTAAAGATATTGCTAAGGCAAATGATTTGAAAGACAGCCAATTACAAAGTCATTTCACTTCAATGTCAAATAGTGGTTCATTAAGTAATAGTCATGCTTCTGCAAGTATGGGACAGTCTGAACCAGTTAGTAATTCTCTAAGCACTTCTGATAGCGGATCTAAATCGATTTCTAATTCCACTACAACATCAGAAAGTGATATAGGTAGCGATTCTATTTCTGGAAGCACTTCTACAAGTATAAGTACGTCAGAGTCGACTCATGTAACGAGCTCAGAAAAATCTGAATCAGAGGCTGAATCTCATTCAACTTCAATGGAGTCTTCAAACTCACCTGTTAATCATCAGCAACCTAAAGAAGAGAAAAAAGGATTCTTCGCTCGTTTATTTAACCTATAAATGCAACTTAAATTATTAAGTTAAATCATTAAAAGTATTAAAGCTTCACTTGTATTATGCATACTACTTAACGATCGTTCTGTAGTATGCATTTTATTTTTAATAGGTAACATTAATGGCTCTGTTTTCAATTACACCCCTTTTATTCAAGCAATCATTAATCTCCTTTTTTAGCTTTTACCTCATCTAAAATATTAAATTGCTCACTTCAAAATTTAATTTAGTATTTTAAGAATGAAGTTCCTTTAAATATTTATGAATATTATCAAGATTATAACTAATATCAGATTACTTGAATTATATATTCATGTTCATTATCCTTATTATATATGTCAGAATACTAGTTAGCTTCATTATCATGTTAAACACAATGGCTAGAAAGCATGTTTCATTTCCTAAACGCGTATTTACAGCTTTAGGCATAGGCATTGCATTGGGTATTATTTTACATCTCATTTATGGAACTCAATCTAATGTACTCAAACAGTCTACAGATTGGTTTAGCATTGTCGGTGACGGTTACGCAGCTTTACTACAAATGATTGTAATGCCACTTATTTTCATTTCTATTGTCGCCACTTTTAGTAAAATTCAAATTGGGGAAAAATTTGCTAAAATCGTCTCCTTTATTTTTCATGTTTTTAATAGGTACCGTAGCGATTGCAGCTATAGTTGGTATCATTTATGCATTAATATTTGGTTTAGATGCTTCATCTATCGATCTCGGTAATGCCGAACATTCACGTGGAAGCGAAATTAGTAAACAAGCTAAAGATTTAACAGCCAATACACTACCTCAACAAATTCTAGTTACCAAGCAATCCATTTTTAGACTTTACAGGTCAACGTACAACTTCTACGATTGCTGTGGTAATATTTGCAACATTTGTAGGTTTTGCTTACTTTAGAGTTGCACGTAAACACCCAGAACACGGTAATTTATTAAAACGTGGTATCGAAGCTGTATACTCAATCGTAATGGCAATCGTAACTTTTGTTTTACGTTTAACCCCATATGGTATCTTAGCTATCATGGCTTCAACATTGGCGACAAGTGATTTTTCAACGATTTGGACACTTGGCAAATTTTTGATTGCTTCATATGCAGCACTTATCACAATGTATATAATACATTTAATTATTCTAAGTGTTTTAGGGATTAATCCATTTAAATACGTGAAAAAGACTCTAGAAATACTTATCTTTGCATTTACTTCACGTTCAAGTGCAGGTTCATTACCATTAAATGTTCAGACTCAAACACAACGTTTAGGTGTACCTGAAGGAATAGCAAACTTTTCTGCAACGTTCGGTTTATCAATTGGACAAAATGGCTGTGCCGGTATTTATCCCGCTATGTTAGCTACCATGGTCGCTCCAGTTCAGTTGCACATGTATATTAAAGTTGCATATTGCAATTGTACAAATAAATTTGAGGAGGTTATCATTCATGAAAACACAATTAATTCTTACTTCGGTACTTGTAACTGGGATAAGTGGGTTAGTAATAATTGGAGATGCAGATGCAAATACGCTTAATTCAAATAGTGGCTCTGAAACGTAGATAACTATCATGGTTTAAAATCATCAAAAACCTATGATTTTACTACTTCTTTACGAGCAATTCAAAAAGGAAGAAAATCAGGCGGTTACTGGATTAGAGGCACTACTAATAAGAGTGTAATATCAAAGTATAAACACTATACTCATCAGGGGCATGCTTCAGTTATAAATGGGAATGGTACACATAAAAGTGGTGAATGGAAAGCCAAAGGACATTGGTCAGATGCAGTTTTAAAAAGAACAAAGCATGGTAATGAAGCTTTTTATGATCACACATAACTCTATTCATAGATTAATAGTGGCACCTACCATTATAGGTGGATGTTTTATTTAATGAGAGGATTTTTTATGAAAAAAATCATTTTAAATTTATTGCTAGTATTCACAATATTTTTTAGTTTAGTAATTACAAACACAGTCAAAGAACTATCAGTTTACAACACAATAATAAATGGTCACGAGAAAATAATTTACAATGAGACGAGTGAGAAAAAGAAACATACAAATTTCCCCAACTGGGACATACTATATGACTGGTAAGACAGAAGATAAAGAAAGATTAGTTTCACTTATTAACCAACACGCAGGAGAAGTAGAAACGTCTAAAACTCTAAATATTTTATCTTATTTGTCACTTCTTTTTTTATTAGATCTTTTAACATTTATTGTTTATTGTCACTACGTTCAACGAAATAAAAGAGATTTAAAAATTTTATCTGACTTAGGTTACTCTAAAAGAAATTTATTCATGTTCATTATGAGGGAATTAAAAAATGTTATTAGTTCATACATTATATTTTCTATAATTTTCACTATACTTATATATTTAATTATTTATAAGGATAGTCACTTACTATATTTACTAATTATAATTACCTTAACGATGTTACTGAATATTATTCTGCTTATTACTATTACAATAATATCTCTAAATTGTTTTCAAAAAGGATTCTCTATCAATAAAAACAAAGTCAACATAAAATTAGTTTTGTATCTCTATATTTTACTAGCTATAATCATGTCATTATTTTTATATTCATCAATAAATAAAGTTATCAATAATACCCAAAAACTTCAGTCAAAGATATTTTCAATGAATAGTTGGGAAAATACAAAAAACGTATACCAACCTGAAGTACAAGATAATGGCGTAGTTCATAATAAATCATTGGAATTGGTACAAGATAAAAACTTGAAAAACTTTTTAAAAGCAAAGACAATTTTGGCTTCTTGATAGATACTGAAAATTTCGATGGAGAGGATGAAGGTGACCCATTATATGTTTTAAATGAAGATAAAATAATGAGATTGAACCTAATGGGAAATCAATTACAATCGATCAAAATTATTTAAAACGTCATCATATCGATACAGAAAATAGTCAAAATGTTTTAAAAAGCATTCATCATAACAACCATACGCGAAACATTCTTGTACCAAGTAAATTTAAACACTATGAAAAAGCAATCAAAAATAATTTCTTAGATGACTTTCAATTTAAACGCACTTTGAAAGATGATTATAGAAAAGTTAAAACACCTTTAAG
Proteins encoded in this region:
- a CDS encoding general stress protein is translated as MAEITVVNDKDELYKVINQKKSEGYLETELAVISRSKLHLDDLHNSQISLMATSGSFSDRMSRLLTGEDGEEAVLSRYNLSDKELEEHKQDILNDKMLVVANSDHSSHDEVEDNNAAYEDVDITHYAAESKGPKS
- a CDS encoding lactococcin 972 family bacteriocin — encoded protein: MSKYKHYTHQGHASVINGNGTHKSGEWKAKGHWSDAVLKRTKHGNEAFYDHT
- the xpt gene encoding xanthine phosphoribosyltransferase; translation: MESLGRKVKEDGVVIDEKILKVDGFLNHQIDATLMNEVGKTFYEEFKDSGITKILTIEASGIAPAIMASFHFDVPCLFAKKAKPSTLKDGFYSTEIHSFTKNKTSTVIVSEEFLGVDDKVLIIDDFLANGDASLGLNDIVNQANATTIGVGIVVEKSFQNGRQRLEDSGLNVSSLCKVASLKGNKVTLLGEA